The Nitrososphaerales archaeon nucleotide sequence TATAGATGATGAAGGTAAGAAGGGTGCGAACTGGGACTATGATAAAAAGATCGTAAGCTGCTTGCAAGAAAATGATGTTACACCAGATAATGGACTCATATGCCTTGCTGGCTTTATGCGTATAATAAGCAAGGAATTTGTACAGAGATACAAGTGGAGGATAATGAATATTCATCCTGCCTTGCTTCCATCCTTTCCTGGGTTGAATGCGCAAAGACAGGCATTGGAATACGGTGTAAAAATAACTGGTTGTACGGTCCATTTTGTGGATGAAGGTGTTGATACGGGACCTATAATAGTTCAGGCATGCGTTGAAGCACGAGATGATGATACGGTAGACACTCTTGCATCTAGAATACTGGAACAGGAGCATAGAATATATCCTGAGGCAGTAAGGCTTTTTGCGGAAGGAAAGCTTTCCATAGACGGTAGGAAAGTTAGAATTCACTCTTTCTGATAGATCATTATATACGCACGTATTCTAAACTACATGCATTGTTATATATACGAATGGTTAATATTTTGATACGAAGGTTGAAAGCTATATGAAGAGAAAAGGACAGAGTAAACCTTTGCATATTAAGCGGGTTCGAGAGACTTGGGGGAGACCAGAGGAAGTTAGTACTTTTGAGGAGATTGTGAAACTTTACAGAAGGAAGAAGATTAGCGAAGAAGAGTTCCGTAGGTTTAGGCTACAGAATGGCACCTATGGTTCAAGAATGCAGGCGGACTTCAGCATGGTACGCATAAAGATACCTTCCGGCATAATTACGCCGGAACAACTCGAGAAGCTAGCTTTCCTAAGCGACGCATTCTCTATAGGGAGCGCCCATGTATCAACGAGACAGAACATTCAACTTCATTGGGTTCATTTAGACGATGTATCCGAGGTAATGAAAGGTCTTGTTGAGGTTGGATTGACAACAAGGGAAGCCTGTGGTAATACCATACGAAATGTTGTTTGTAGCCCATTTGCGGGCGTTTGTCCCAATGAAGTATTCGACGCAACACCGTATGCCAATGCTGTTGCAAAGTTCTTCCTGCGCAACCCTATGAACCAGAATTTGCCTAGGAAGTTTAAGATAAATTTCGCATGTTGCCAAGAACATAGCCTCGTTAGGATAGCAGATATTGGATTGGTTCCCGCTGTGAAAGAAGTTAATGGTCAACAAGCAAAAGGATTTAGAATATACCTTGGAGGAGGTCTCGGTCCTGCCTCCTTTATAGCTGAACTTCTTGAAGATTTTACGCCGATGGAAAATGTTCTGCCAACATGCATGGCAACAGTAAGGCTATTTGATAGGCTCGGTGATAGAGAAAAGATGCATAGGAACAGAATGAGGTACCTAGTACATGATATGGGCTTTGAGAAATTCAGAACGCTTGTCTTTAAGGAACGTATGATCGTAAATGCTACGAAATCTACAGCTGTAAAATTAGAAATAGCTGAGGAAGAGACGCCAACTGGTGCACCATCTATTGTATCGTACGAGTCTTCCTCTAGTGCCGCAGGGTATCAGCGATGGTTACATACAAATGTAATACCACAAAAGCAGAAAGGGTATGCAATGGCGTTCATAACATTACAAGCTGGCGATATTACTTCTAGACAACTGAGAGCACTCGCAGACATTTGCAGGGAGTTTTCTATGGAACAGTGTGTTCGTACCACACCGGCCCAGAACATAGTGTTAAGATGGGTTCTGCGATATGACCTGCCGGAGCTTTACCGTTTGCTTACACAGATAGGTCTCGCTAATACAGGGGCGTTAACCATTGCGTCCACGGTAGGATGTGTTGGCACAACATCATGCAATCTGGCGATAACCAATTCGCATAGGCTTGCAAAAGAGATACAGGCCAAATTACTCGAGCTAGGTCTTGACATGGATGATATGCTTAGCAATTCTACAATTAAGATAAGCGGATGTCCGAACTCGTGTGGACAACATGAGGTGGCTACGATAGGTTTCTATGGGGGTGCATCGAGGATTAATAACACACTAGCACCAACTTACAACATGCTTCTTGGCGGTAGCACTGGTGAAAACGCTTCGCTAG carries:
- the purN gene encoding phosphoribosylglycinamide formyltransferase, yielding MINLGILVSGRGSNMEAILQKIKEETIKNVKPKVVISNKKEAKALEIARHYNVNAVFIDDEGKKGANWDYDKKIVSCLQENDVTPDNGLICLAGFMRIISKEFVQRYKWRIMNIHPALLPSFPGLNAQRQALEYGVKITGCTVHFVDEGVDTGPIIVQACVEARDDDTVDTLASRILEQEHRIYPEAVRLFAEGKLSIDGRKVRIHSF
- a CDS encoding nitrite/sulfite reductase, whose product is MKRKGQSKPLHIKRVRETWGRPEEVSTFEEIVKLYRRKKISEEEFRRFRLQNGTYGSRMQADFSMVRIKIPSGIITPEQLEKLAFLSDAFSIGSAHVSTRQNIQLHWVHLDDVSEVMKGLVEVGLTTREACGNTIRNVVCSPFAGVCPNEVFDATPYANAVAKFFLRNPMNQNLPRKFKINFACCQEHSLVRIADIGLVPAVKEVNGQQAKGFRIYLGGGLGPASFIAELLEDFTPMENVLPTCMATVRLFDRLGDREKMHRNRMRYLVHDMGFEKFRTLVFKERMIVNATKSTAVKLEIAEEETPTGAPSIVSYESSSSAAGYQRWLHTNVIPQKQKGYAMAFITLQAGDITSRQLRALADICREFSMEQCVRTTPAQNIVLRWVLRYDLPELYRLLTQIGLANTGALTIASTVGCVGTTSCNLAITNSHRLAKEIQAKLLELGLDMDDMLSNSTIKISGCPNSCGQHEVATIGFYGGASRINNTLAPTYNMLLGGSTGENASLGKVFTRVPAKKVIDVILKIVELYKVERIEGEKLNEWISRILMGKGAGNVKNAEDLKRIVDKVAQLPSPEENPNAYVDYGNDEKFTAKTARGECAA